A single genomic interval of Lathyrus oleraceus cultivar Zhongwan6 chromosome 7, CAAS_Psat_ZW6_1.0, whole genome shotgun sequence harbors:
- the LOC127104764 gene encoding uncharacterized protein LOC127104764 yields the protein MMRKLDFGSKWMFWMEAGLFSSSMFVLINRSLTKDFVVGRGLRQGDAFSPFLFAIVVEGLAGLVKQTTSYGLFKGFEMTQFDDDTILVGEATWSNLWDIKSILRGFEMIYRLRINVWKRKIYGIGARENFLQDAYYYLI from the coding sequence ATGATGAGGAAGCTCGATTTTGGATCTAAATGGATGTTTTGGATGGAGGCAGGTCTCTTTAGTAGTTCTATGTTTGTATTGATAAATAGAAGCCTTACTAAGGACTTTGTGGTGGGTAGAGGCCTTAGACAAGGTGATGCATTCTCACCTTTCCTATTTGCAATAGTTGTGGAGGGCTTGGCTGGTTTAGTAAAACAAACTACAAGTTATGGACTATTCAAAGGATTTGAGATGACACAATTTGATGATGACACGATTCTTGTGGGGGAGGCTACTTGGTCCAATCTGTGGGATATCAAGTCTATTTTGAGAGGATTTGAGATGATTTATAGGCTAAGAATAAATGTGTGGAAGAGAAAAATCTATGGTATTGGTGCTAGGGAGAACTTTCTTCAGGATGCATACTACTACTTGATATGA
- the LOC127108487 gene encoding uncharacterized protein LOC127108487 — MSNNQANGVYGHELAYLLRDNINNKVKGFKSMCRKMVRTNAEIMPVYESTSRRRKFRTTLLLKKKIFSFSFPTNFDVTCFSGIDNMLSNLKSWEVQCRKRSSKICDTYYVHASINGGRKLRSVTQVVNNLLPEGYAKLKTRKRKKKDGEHNGEENNFEIEANENNIPQIRVDDLLPPSLSVPRKKRNYKRKVQKRNHVELEKNIALGYPQEVLDNKENNVEAENVVCPLQHEDKENNIEVGNILCPAEIKDKVDNHVDENVSFPTTEEKENNFEVGNDVFSEETKNTENNSEAGNAFCPQNMEGKENNMNVGDVSIEALLYPQEGSDKVSLNFSEVQASVPINEGVLPNMLKDYDVSSDWGINNYEVLPEITEDFSEYDDLIASFLN, encoded by the exons ATGAGTAACAATCAAGCAAATGGTGTTTATGGCCACGAGCTGGCTTACCTGCTTAGAGATAATATCAAT AACAAAGTAAAAGGCTTTAAATCGATGTGTCGTAAAATGGTTAGAACAAATGCGGAAATCATGCCAGTTTAT GAATCGACAAGCCGTCGCAGGAAGTTTCGAACAACATTATTATTGAAAAAGaaaatattttctttttcatttccTACAAATTTTGACGTTACATGTTTTTCGGGAATAGATAACATGTTGTCTAATCTTAAAAGTTGGGAAGTACAATGTCGAAAAAGGAGTTCAAAAATATGTGATACG TACTATGTTCACGCTTCTATCAATGGTGGTAGAAAATTGCGATCTGTTACGCAAGTTGTGAATAACTTACTTCCTGAAGGATATGCTAAGTTGAAGAcaagaaaaaggaaaaaaaag GATGGTGAGCATAATGGTGAAGAAAATAATTTTGAAATTGAGGCTAATGAAAACAACATTCCTCAAATAAGGGTTGATGATTTACTTCCTCCTAGTCTTTCTGTACCTAGGAAGAAACGAAATTACAAAAGGAAG GTTCAAAAAAGAAATCATGTTGAATTGGAGAAGAATATTGCTCTGGGATATCCTCAAGAGGTTCTTGATAACAAAGAGAATAATGTTGAGGCTGAAAATGTTGTATGTCCTTTACAACACGAGGACAAAGAAAACAACATTGAAGTTGGTAATATTTTGTGTCCAGCAGAAATTAAGGACAAAGTGGACAATCATGTAGATGAAAATGTTTCTTTTCCAACAACTGAGGAAAAAGAAAACAATTTTGAAGTAGGAAATGATGTGTTTTCTGAAGAGACGAAGAACACAGAGAACAATTCTGAAGCAGGAAATGCTTTTTGTCCTcaaaatatggagggaaaagaGAACAATATGAATGTGGGAGATGTTTCAATAGAAGCATTGTTATATCCACAAGAAGGCTCTGACAAAGTTTCGCTAAATTTTTCGGAAGTGCAAGCCAGTGTTCCTATCAATGAAGGAGTATTACCAAACATGTTGAAAGATTATGACGTTTCAAGTGATTGGGGAATTAATAACTATGAAGTCTTACCTGAGATTACAGAAGACTTCTCTGAGTATGATGATTTGATTGCAAGCTTTCTCAActaa